From Juglans regia cultivar Chandler chromosome 8, Walnut 2.0, whole genome shotgun sequence, the proteins below share one genomic window:
- the LOC109004287 gene encoding 4-coumarate--CoA ligase-like 5: MAQKSNLVIDPNSGFCDSNSVFYSKRKPIAHPPNPFLDVTTFISSRAHHGKIAFVDASTGSHLTFSDLWLAVDSVSTCLTDLGVEKGHVVLLLSPNSIFFPVVCLAVMSLGAVITTTNPLNTTREIAKQIADSKPVIAFTTRQLVPKLTGSNLRIVLLDEQSTPAVQNALIISTYGEMLKKQPRRTRVRARVNQEDTATLLYSSGTTGASKGVVGSHKSLIAMVQIVLGRFNLDGDHRFICTVPMFHIYGLAVFALALLASGTTVVILSKYEMHDLLSAIQKYRITYLPLVPPILVALVNGADQIRSKYDLSSLQSVLSGGAPLSKEVIEGFVERYQAVTILQGYGLTESTGVGASTDSLEESRRYGTAGLLSPGMDAKIVEPETGKALPVNRTGELWLRGPSIMKGYFGNAEATESTLDSEGWLKTGDLCYIDDDGFIFVVDRLKELIKYKGYQVPPAELEALLLTHPQISDAAVIPVPDKEAGQCPMAYVVRKAGSNLSESAIMDFVAGQVAPYKRIRRVAFIASIPKNPSGKILRKDLIQLSTSKL, from the exons ATGGCGCAGAAGAGTAACCTGGTGATCGATCCGAATTCCGGTTTCTGCGATTCCAACTCCGTCTTCTACAGCAAACGTAAGCCCATCGCACACCCACCGAACCCTTTCCTTGACGTGACCACCTTCATCTCCTCCCGAGCTCACCATGGCAAGATCGCCTTCGTCGACGCCTCCACCGGCAGTCACCTCACCTTCTCCGATCTCTGGCTTGCCGTCGATTCCGTATCCACTTGTCTCACAGACTTGGGCGTCGAGAAAGGCCATGTCGTCCTCCTCCTCTCTCCTAACTCTATCTTCTTCCCCGTCGTGTGCCTCGCTGTCATGTCCCTCGGCGCCGTTATAACCACCACCAACCCCCTCAACACCACCCGAGAAATCGCCAAACAGATCGCTGATTCCAAACCGGTCATCGCTTTCACCACTCGCCAACTTGTCCCCAAGCTCACCGGGTCAAATCTCCGAATTGTTCTCCTGGACGAGCAGTCCACCCCCGCTGTGCAGAATGCTCTAATCATTTCCACGTACGGGGAAATGTTGAAGAAGCAGCCAAGAAGGACCCGAGTCAGGGCCAGAGTGAACCAGGAGGACACGGCGACTCTGCTCTACTCGTCAGGCACCACCGGCGCGAGTAAAGGCGTGGTGGGTTCGCACAAGAGCCTCATAGCGATGGTTCAAATCGTGCTCGGTCGGTTCAATCTCGACGGAGACCACAGGTTCATCTGCACCGTCCCAATGTTTCACATCTATGGTCTAGCAGTGTTCGCGCTGGCCCTACTCGCATCGGGAACAACGGTGGTGATCCTCTCCAAGTACGAGATGCACGATCTCCTCTCGGCGATTCAGAAGTACCGAATCACCTACCTCCCCTTGGTGCCGCCCATTCTGGTGGCGCTCGTGAACGGTGCTGATCAGATACGCTCCAAGTACGATTTGAGCTCGCTGCAGTCGGTCTTGTCGGGTGGTGCGCCGCTGAGCAAGGAGGTGATCGAGGGGTTCGTGGAGAGGTATCAGGCAGTAACGATTCTGCAGGGGTACGGTTTAACGGAATCGACGGGGGTCGGCGCGTCGACGGACTCGTTGGAGGAGAGCAGGCGGTACGGTACGGCAGGGTTGCTGTCTCCGGGCATGGATGCGAAAATTGTGGAGCCGGAGACTGGTAAGGCTCTACCGGTGAACCGGACCGGCGAGCTTTGGCTCAGAGGTCCCTCGATCATGAAAG GTTATTTTGGTAATGCAGAAGCTACAGAATCAACTCTTGATTCAGAGGGATGGCTGAAAACTGGAGATCTATGTTATATTGATGATGACGGGTTCATCTTTGTGGTTGATAGGTTGAAGGAGCTAATTAAATACAAGGGTTATCAG GTCCCCCCAGCAGAACTAGAGGCCTTGCTACTAACTCATCCACAGATCTCTGATGCCGCTGTTATACC GGTTCCTGATAAGGAGGCTGGACAGTGCCCCATGGCATATGTGGTAAGAAAAGCTGGGAGTAATCTATCTGAGAGTGCAATCATGGACTTTGTAGCGGGACAG GTGGCTCCGTACAAGAGAATCAGGAGAGTGGCGTTTATAGCTTCTATACCGAAGAATCCCTCCGGCAAGATTCTCAGGAAGGATCTAATACAGCTTTCCACCTCCAAGCTTTGA